A single window of Bombus pascuorum chromosome 1, iyBomPasc1.1, whole genome shotgun sequence DNA harbors:
- the LOC132912266 gene encoding cGMP-dependent 3',5'-cyclic phosphodiesterase-like isoform X1, which yields MSSIDFNMPNTEQILLLLEELCSLSYPQVQQKLNKYIQTATDTKLSFLIPILVESEEMVIHVIGEKILDRELRFPVSNNVLRKAIQNRKPTTMDITMLDEELLHHLQPICPVSNSFLTIPIQHPKQNYIALLVSLIDNDTEDETTCKCAIVQECFKFCLRFLLNSFKCYEETRLKHQCQKLLAVSRKLFIHLGDFSDLLREIMAEARNLTNAERCSLFLLDPDQQDLVAKVFDGIAMKESVKEMRIPIGQGIAGHVATTGKVLNIRNAYEHPLFYRGVDDVTGFRTRNILCFPIRDESGIIVIIGVAQLCNKKDGLYFDVFDEEVATAFSIYCGISIMHSIVYKKMQDAQARNKLSNEIMMYHMKVEEDVVQEILGCKDEHNIKDFNKFEFSPRGVPYKHMPCYTIKMFNDLGLINYWKLKLSTLTRFILYVKKGYRDAPYHNWVHAFSVAHFGYLLIQNLNLIDENYMTHLEALVFLVSCLCHDIDHRGTNNAFQTKRSTVLASLYSSEGSVMERHHFAQTMCILNKEGCNIFENVNSEEYSEALDLLKNNILATDLACHFRTVEKQEEMVRSKFDQNDTERKRLFLNMLMTCCDLSDQTKQWKVSKKTAEQIYDEFFSQGDLEKSMGSSPIEMMDRERASIPDLQVQFITNIVLPLFINLSTLFPMVQPLVDVLKENRALWEVSKGIFQKYMKAGTKGIAILLDPTFEEEVLQLYAQSNTGFSRNSTIKLELNETTNNSRYTMK from the exons atgagttCAATCGACTTCAACATGCCAAACACGGAACAAATTCTTTTGCTTCTAGAAGAACTATGTAGTCTTTCTTATCCCCAAGTACAACAAAAGTTAAACAAATAC ATACAAACTGCAACAGACACGAAATTGTCCTTTCTTATACCAATTTTAGTCGAATCAGAGGAGATGGTAATCCACGTGATAGGAGAAAAAATTTTAGATAGAGAATTAAGGTTTCCT GTATcaaataatgttttacgtaaaGCTATACAAAACAGAAAGCCAACTACTATGGATATAACAATGCTTGATGAAGAATTACTACATCATCTTCAACCAATATGTCCAGTATCAAATTCATTTCTAACAATTCCTATACAACATCCTAAGCAGAATTATATAGCGCTGCTAGTTTCTTTGATTGATAATGATACAGAAGATGAAACTACATGTAAATGTGCAATAGTACAAGAATGTTTTAA ATTTTGCCTAAGATTTCTtctaaattcatttaaatgtTATGAGGAAACTCGATTGAAACACCAGTGTCAAAAGTTGCTTGCCGTTTCTAGGAAACTTTTCATAcatttag GAGATTTTTCTGATCTATTGAGAGAGATAATGGCTGAAGCCAGGAACTTGACAAATGCAGAACGctgttcattatttttattagatccTGATCAACAGGATCTAGTTGCTAAAGTGTTTGACGGTATCGCTATGAAAGAA tCTGTAAAAGAAATGAGAATACCAATAGGACAAGGCATAGCAGGTCATGTTGCAACTACTGGAAAAGTGCTTAATATTAGAAATGCATATGAACATCCCCTTTTTTATCGTGGTGTAGATGATGTAACAGGCTTTAGaactagaaatattttatgtttcccAATTAGAGATGAAAGTGGAATT ATTGTGATTATAGGAGTCGCACagctttgtaataaaaaagatgGATTATACTTTGATGTCTTTGATGAAGAAGTTGCAACAGCATTTAGTATCTATTGTGGTATTTCTATAATGCATAgtattgtttataaaaaaatgcaaGATGCTCAAGCACGAAATAAACTTAGTAACGAAATAATGATGTACCATATGAAG GTGGAGGAAGACGTTGTTCAAGAGATATTGGGTTGTAAGGATgaacataatataaaagattttaataaatttgaatttagtCCTAGAGGTGTACCTTACAAACATATGCCTTgttatacgataaaaatgtttaatgatTTAGGtcttattaattattggaaACTGAAATTATCAACTTTAACaag atttatattatatgtaaagaAAGGATACAGAGATGCACCTTATCATAACTGGGTACATGCATTTTCTGTGGCACATTTTGGATacttattaatacaaaatttaaatcttaTTGATGAGAATTATATGACACATTTGGAAGCTTTGGTTTTTCTAGTGTCATGTTTATGTCATGATATAGATCATAGAGGAACAAATAATGCATTTCAAACTAAACGCTCTACGGTTCTAGCTAGTCTTTATAGTTCTGAAGGTTCTGTAATGGAG AGGCATCATTTTGCACAGACCATGtgcattttaaataaagaagggtgcaatatatttgaaaacgtTAATAGTGAGGAGTATAGCGAAGCATTAGATCtactgaaaaataatatacttgCAACCGACTTAGCATGCCACTTTCGAACGGTAGAAAAACAGGAAGAGATGGTTAGAAGTAAATTTGACCAAAATGACACTGAACGAAAgagattatttcttaatatgcTTATGACATGTTGTGATCTTAGTGATCAGACTAAACAGTGGAAAGTTTCTAAAAAAACTGCA GAACAAATTTATGATGAATTTTTTTCACAAGGAGATTTAGAAAAAAGTATGGGCAGTTCCCCCATAGAAATGATGGATAGAGAACGAGCATCCATACCAGACCTACAAGTTCAATTCATTACAAATATAGTCCTTCCACTTTTTAt TAATCTTTCTACATTATTTCCAATGGTACAACCACTTGTTGACGTGCTGAAAGAAAATCGAGCTTTATGGGAAGTGTCTAAAGgcatatttcaaaaatatatgaaagcAGGAACAAAAGGTATTGCTATCCTATTGGATCCTACTTTTGAGGAAGAAGTATTACAACTTTATGCTCAAAGTAATACAGGTTTCTCAAGAAATTCTACTAtcaaattagaattaaatgaaacaacAAATAATAGTAGGTATACAATGAAATAA
- the LOC132912266 gene encoding cGMP-dependent 3',5'-cyclic phosphodiesterase-like isoform X2, giving the protein MSSIDFNMPNTEQILLLLEELCSLSYPQVQQKLNKYIQTATDTKLSFLIPILVESEEMVIHVIGEKILDRELRFPVSNNVLRKAIQNRKPTTMDITMLDEELLHHLQPICPVSNSFLTIPIQHPKQNYIALLVSLIDNDTEDETTCKCAIVQECFKFCLRFLLNSFKCYEETRLKHQCQKLLAVSRKLFIHLGDFSDLLREIMAEARNLTNAERCSLFLLDPDQQDLVAKVFDGIAMKESVKEMRIPIGQGIAGHVATTGKVLNIRNAYEHPLFYRGVDDVTGFRTRNILCFPIRDESGIVGVAQLCNKKDGLYFDVFDEEVATAFSIYCGISIMHSIVYKKMQDAQARNKLSNEIMMYHMKVEEDVVQEILGCKDEHNIKDFNKFEFSPRGVPYKHMPCYTIKMFNDLGLINYWKLKLSTLTRFILYVKKGYRDAPYHNWVHAFSVAHFGYLLIQNLNLIDENYMTHLEALVFLVSCLCHDIDHRGTNNAFQTKRSTVLASLYSSEGSVMERHHFAQTMCILNKEGCNIFENVNSEEYSEALDLLKNNILATDLACHFRTVEKQEEMVRSKFDQNDTERKRLFLNMLMTCCDLSDQTKQWKVSKKTAEQIYDEFFSQGDLEKSMGSSPIEMMDRERASIPDLQVQFITNIVLPLFINLSTLFPMVQPLVDVLKENRALWEVSKGIFQKYMKAGTKGIAILLDPTFEEEVLQLYAQSNTGFSRNSTIKLELNETTNNSRYTMK; this is encoded by the exons atgagttCAATCGACTTCAACATGCCAAACACGGAACAAATTCTTTTGCTTCTAGAAGAACTATGTAGTCTTTCTTATCCCCAAGTACAACAAAAGTTAAACAAATAC ATACAAACTGCAACAGACACGAAATTGTCCTTTCTTATACCAATTTTAGTCGAATCAGAGGAGATGGTAATCCACGTGATAGGAGAAAAAATTTTAGATAGAGAATTAAGGTTTCCT GTATcaaataatgttttacgtaaaGCTATACAAAACAGAAAGCCAACTACTATGGATATAACAATGCTTGATGAAGAATTACTACATCATCTTCAACCAATATGTCCAGTATCAAATTCATTTCTAACAATTCCTATACAACATCCTAAGCAGAATTATATAGCGCTGCTAGTTTCTTTGATTGATAATGATACAGAAGATGAAACTACATGTAAATGTGCAATAGTACAAGAATGTTTTAA ATTTTGCCTAAGATTTCTtctaaattcatttaaatgtTATGAGGAAACTCGATTGAAACACCAGTGTCAAAAGTTGCTTGCCGTTTCTAGGAAACTTTTCATAcatttag GAGATTTTTCTGATCTATTGAGAGAGATAATGGCTGAAGCCAGGAACTTGACAAATGCAGAACGctgttcattatttttattagatccTGATCAACAGGATCTAGTTGCTAAAGTGTTTGACGGTATCGCTATGAAAGAA tCTGTAAAAGAAATGAGAATACCAATAGGACAAGGCATAGCAGGTCATGTTGCAACTACTGGAAAAGTGCTTAATATTAGAAATGCATATGAACATCCCCTTTTTTATCGTGGTGTAGATGATGTAACAGGCTTTAGaactagaaatattttatgtttcccAATTAGAGATGAAAGTGGAATTgtag GAGTCGCACagctttgtaataaaaaagatgGATTATACTTTGATGTCTTTGATGAAGAAGTTGCAACAGCATTTAGTATCTATTGTGGTATTTCTATAATGCATAgtattgtttataaaaaaatgcaaGATGCTCAAGCACGAAATAAACTTAGTAACGAAATAATGATGTACCATATGAAG GTGGAGGAAGACGTTGTTCAAGAGATATTGGGTTGTAAGGATgaacataatataaaagattttaataaatttgaatttagtCCTAGAGGTGTACCTTACAAACATATGCCTTgttatacgataaaaatgtttaatgatTTAGGtcttattaattattggaaACTGAAATTATCAACTTTAACaag atttatattatatgtaaagaAAGGATACAGAGATGCACCTTATCATAACTGGGTACATGCATTTTCTGTGGCACATTTTGGATacttattaatacaaaatttaaatcttaTTGATGAGAATTATATGACACATTTGGAAGCTTTGGTTTTTCTAGTGTCATGTTTATGTCATGATATAGATCATAGAGGAACAAATAATGCATTTCAAACTAAACGCTCTACGGTTCTAGCTAGTCTTTATAGTTCTGAAGGTTCTGTAATGGAG AGGCATCATTTTGCACAGACCATGtgcattttaaataaagaagggtgcaatatatttgaaaacgtTAATAGTGAGGAGTATAGCGAAGCATTAGATCtactgaaaaataatatacttgCAACCGACTTAGCATGCCACTTTCGAACGGTAGAAAAACAGGAAGAGATGGTTAGAAGTAAATTTGACCAAAATGACACTGAACGAAAgagattatttcttaatatgcTTATGACATGTTGTGATCTTAGTGATCAGACTAAACAGTGGAAAGTTTCTAAAAAAACTGCA GAACAAATTTATGATGAATTTTTTTCACAAGGAGATTTAGAAAAAAGTATGGGCAGTTCCCCCATAGAAATGATGGATAGAGAACGAGCATCCATACCAGACCTACAAGTTCAATTCATTACAAATATAGTCCTTCCACTTTTTAt TAATCTTTCTACATTATTTCCAATGGTACAACCACTTGTTGACGTGCTGAAAGAAAATCGAGCTTTATGGGAAGTGTCTAAAGgcatatttcaaaaatatatgaaagcAGGAACAAAAGGTATTGCTATCCTATTGGATCCTACTTTTGAGGAAGAAGTATTACAACTTTATGCTCAAAGTAATACAGGTTTCTCAAGAAATTCTACTAtcaaattagaattaaatgaaacaacAAATAATAGTAGGTATACAATGAAATAA
- the LOC132912266 gene encoding cGMP-dependent 3',5'-cyclic phosphodiesterase-like isoform X3 — protein MSSIDFNMPNTEQILLLLEELCSLSYPQVQQKLNKYIQTATDTKLSFLIPILVESEEMVIHVIGEKILDRELRFPVSNNVLRKAIQNRKPTTMDITMLDEELLHHLQPICPVSNSFLTIPIQHPKQNYIALLVSLIDNDTEDETTCKCAIVQECFKFCLRFLLNSFKCYEETRLKHQCQKLLAVSRKLFIHLGDFSDLLREIMAEARNLTNAERCSLFLLDPDQQDLVAKVFDGIAMKESVKEMRIPIGQGIAGHVATTGKVLNIRNAYEHPLFYRGVDDVTGFRTRNILCFPIRDESGIIVIIGVAQLCNKKDGLYFDVFDEEVATAFSIYCGISIMHSIVYKKMQDAQARNKLSNEIMMYHMKVEEDVVQEILGCKDEHNIKDFNKFEFSPRGVPYKHMPCYTIKMFNDLGLINYWKLKLSTLTRFILYVKKGYRDAPYHNWVHAFSVAHFGYLLIQNLNLIDENYMTHLEALVFLVSCLCHDIDHRGTNNAFQTKRSTVLASLYSSEGSVMERHHFAQTMCILNKEGCNIFENVNSEEYSEALDLLKNNILATDLACHFRTVEKQEEMVRSKFDQNDTERKRLFLNMLMTCCDLSDQTKQWKVSKKTAEI, from the exons atgagttCAATCGACTTCAACATGCCAAACACGGAACAAATTCTTTTGCTTCTAGAAGAACTATGTAGTCTTTCTTATCCCCAAGTACAACAAAAGTTAAACAAATAC ATACAAACTGCAACAGACACGAAATTGTCCTTTCTTATACCAATTTTAGTCGAATCAGAGGAGATGGTAATCCACGTGATAGGAGAAAAAATTTTAGATAGAGAATTAAGGTTTCCT GTATcaaataatgttttacgtaaaGCTATACAAAACAGAAAGCCAACTACTATGGATATAACAATGCTTGATGAAGAATTACTACATCATCTTCAACCAATATGTCCAGTATCAAATTCATTTCTAACAATTCCTATACAACATCCTAAGCAGAATTATATAGCGCTGCTAGTTTCTTTGATTGATAATGATACAGAAGATGAAACTACATGTAAATGTGCAATAGTACAAGAATGTTTTAA ATTTTGCCTAAGATTTCTtctaaattcatttaaatgtTATGAGGAAACTCGATTGAAACACCAGTGTCAAAAGTTGCTTGCCGTTTCTAGGAAACTTTTCATAcatttag GAGATTTTTCTGATCTATTGAGAGAGATAATGGCTGAAGCCAGGAACTTGACAAATGCAGAACGctgttcattatttttattagatccTGATCAACAGGATCTAGTTGCTAAAGTGTTTGACGGTATCGCTATGAAAGAA tCTGTAAAAGAAATGAGAATACCAATAGGACAAGGCATAGCAGGTCATGTTGCAACTACTGGAAAAGTGCTTAATATTAGAAATGCATATGAACATCCCCTTTTTTATCGTGGTGTAGATGATGTAACAGGCTTTAGaactagaaatattttatgtttcccAATTAGAGATGAAAGTGGAATT ATTGTGATTATAGGAGTCGCACagctttgtaataaaaaagatgGATTATACTTTGATGTCTTTGATGAAGAAGTTGCAACAGCATTTAGTATCTATTGTGGTATTTCTATAATGCATAgtattgtttataaaaaaatgcaaGATGCTCAAGCACGAAATAAACTTAGTAACGAAATAATGATGTACCATATGAAG GTGGAGGAAGACGTTGTTCAAGAGATATTGGGTTGTAAGGATgaacataatataaaagattttaataaatttgaatttagtCCTAGAGGTGTACCTTACAAACATATGCCTTgttatacgataaaaatgtttaatgatTTAGGtcttattaattattggaaACTGAAATTATCAACTTTAACaag atttatattatatgtaaagaAAGGATACAGAGATGCACCTTATCATAACTGGGTACATGCATTTTCTGTGGCACATTTTGGATacttattaatacaaaatttaaatcttaTTGATGAGAATTATATGACACATTTGGAAGCTTTGGTTTTTCTAGTGTCATGTTTATGTCATGATATAGATCATAGAGGAACAAATAATGCATTTCAAACTAAACGCTCTACGGTTCTAGCTAGTCTTTATAGTTCTGAAGGTTCTGTAATGGAG AGGCATCATTTTGCACAGACCATGtgcattttaaataaagaagggtgcaatatatttgaaaacgtTAATAGTGAGGAGTATAGCGAAGCATTAGATCtactgaaaaataatatacttgCAACCGACTTAGCATGCCACTTTCGAACGGTAGAAAAACAGGAAGAGATGGTTAGAAGTAAATTTGACCAAAATGACACTGAACGAAAgagattatttcttaatatgcTTATGACATGTTGTGATCTTAGTGATCAGACTAAACAGTGGAAAGTTTCTAAAAAAACTGCA GAGATTTAG